One part of the Pseudomonadota bacterium genome encodes these proteins:
- a CDS encoding DnaJ domain-containing protein: MAVPTPNQVPAPRGGSDPAQLDPMAQLVLSQVDGRATIAAIADAAGIPAELACRIVASLEGSGRVAFPGVAGHADPKVEAGGASTDETDSLEADVDRLATEMNGLNYYELLSVEPNADRKEMRAAYFVLSKRYHPDRAFGPRAPELRKKMEVIFVRLTRAYETLADPEQRAAYDAYIAEQIELWKIERQLREAAELSKKIAAQSNAHPTPPAPGPSRVSSQPAAARRGSVVTTIAPERKPPEKRATVSSQPPADAGDRRSQWKKERLSRALGMVLSHAPDAQAKPTPRDLTEKIERAALAIDVGKHAEAVRILQEVLAEQGNNARARELLQRAESGAMKELVLGYLRQARYERQHGDPEVARTHFEKAISVDPTNVDARHQLA; this comes from the coding sequence ATGGCTGTACCGACGCCCAACCAGGTCCCCGCGCCGCGAGGCGGTTCGGATCCGGCCCAGCTGGATCCGATGGCGCAGCTCGTCCTGTCGCAGGTGGACGGGCGGGCGACCATCGCCGCGATCGCGGACGCCGCGGGCATCCCTGCCGAGCTCGCGTGCCGCATCGTCGCCTCGCTGGAGGGCTCCGGCCGCGTCGCGTTCCCGGGCGTGGCGGGCCATGCGGATCCCAAGGTCGAGGCGGGTGGCGCCTCGACCGACGAGACGGACTCGCTCGAGGCGGACGTCGATCGCCTCGCGACCGAGATGAACGGACTCAACTACTACGAGCTGCTCTCCGTGGAGCCGAACGCCGATCGCAAGGAGATGCGCGCCGCGTACTTCGTGCTGTCCAAGCGGTACCACCCCGATCGCGCCTTCGGCCCGCGGGCCCCCGAGCTCCGCAAGAAGATGGAGGTGATCTTCGTGCGGCTCACCCGCGCGTACGAGACCCTGGCGGATCCGGAGCAGCGCGCCGCCTACGACGCGTACATCGCGGAGCAGATCGAGCTGTGGAAGATCGAACGGCAGCTGCGCGAGGCCGCCGAGCTCTCGAAGAAGATCGCGGCGCAGTCGAACGCGCACCCGACCCCGCCGGCCCCGGGGCCCTCCCGCGTGAGCTCGCAGCCCGCGGCGGCCCGCCGCGGATCCGTGGTGACGACGATCGCCCCAGAGCGCAAGCCGCCGGAAAAACGGGCGACCGTGAGCTCGCAGCCTCCCGCCGACGCCGGGGATCGCCGTTCGCAATGGAAGAAGGAGCGCCTGAGCCGCGCCCTCGGCATGGTCCTCTCGCACGCGCCCGACGCCCAGGCCAAACCGACCCCCAGGGATCTGACGGAGAAGATCGAGCGGGCGGCGCTGGCGATCGACGTCGGAAAGCACGCCGAGGCGGTCCGCATCCTCCAGGAGGTGCTCGCCGAGCAGGGAAACAACGCGCGCGCGAGAGAGCTGCTCCAACGGGCCGAGTCCGGGGCGATGAAGGAGCTCGTGCTCGGGTACCTGCGCCAGGCCCGGTACGAACGCCAGCACGGCGATCCGGAGGTCGCCCGCACGCACTTCGAGAAGGCGATCTCCGTCGATCCGACGAACGTGGATGCGCGCCACCAACTCGCGGA
- a CDS encoding tyrosine recombinase XerC yields the protein MTEPIRQAIALYLEHLAHERRYAVKTVETYARSLAEFAAFLDGRCGADDVGRVDATAVRAYLAGLYGANGPASQSRKLAALRGLFSFLKRKGLAAANPAQAVRSPHLNRKLPRFVTVDEAARLVEDEGDHEPAQLRDTAVAEILYGSGLRVSEVVALDIVDVDRGDRLVRVAGKGGKERIVPLGSKAVQALEAYLPRRTEVVTAQGRAPHATALFLNRCGARMSARSVQRMTRRRGLETGARESVNPHALRHSCATHLLDAGADLRVIQELLGHSSLSTTQRYTHVCIDGLMAVYDKAHPLAHVAPPSERESEEEDK from the coding sequence GTGACCGAACCCATTCGCCAGGCGATCGCGCTCTACCTCGAGCACCTCGCGCACGAGCGGCGGTACGCCGTGAAGACGGTCGAGACCTACGCGCGGTCGCTGGCCGAGTTTGCGGCGTTCCTCGACGGGCGCTGCGGCGCCGACGACGTCGGGCGGGTTGACGCGACGGCCGTACGTGCATACCTTGCCGGGCTGTACGGCGCGAACGGGCCGGCGAGCCAGAGTCGGAAGCTCGCGGCGCTGCGCGGCCTCTTCTCTTTCCTGAAGAGGAAGGGGCTCGCGGCCGCGAACCCGGCGCAGGCCGTGCGGTCGCCGCACCTGAATCGGAAGCTCCCGCGGTTCGTGACCGTCGACGAGGCGGCCCGGCTCGTGGAAGACGAAGGGGATCACGAGCCCGCACAGCTCCGGGACACCGCCGTGGCGGAGATCCTCTACGGCAGCGGGCTGCGCGTGAGCGAGGTCGTGGCGCTCGACATCGTCGACGTCGATCGGGGGGATCGCCTCGTTCGCGTGGCGGGAAAGGGCGGGAAGGAGAGGATCGTGCCGCTCGGGAGCAAGGCCGTACAGGCGCTGGAGGCGTACCTGCCCCGGCGCACCGAGGTCGTCACCGCGCAGGGCCGCGCGCCCCACGCGACGGCGCTGTTCCTGAACCGGTGCGGCGCGAGGATGTCGGCCAGGTCGGTGCAACGGATGACGCGCCGCCGCGGCCTCGAGACCGGCGCGCGGGAGAGCGTCAACCCGCACGCCCTGCGCCACTCGTGCGCGACGCACCTGCTCGACGCCGGCGCGGATCTGCGGGTGATCCAGGAGCTGCTCGGCCACTCGAGCCTGTCGACGACCCAGCGCTACACGCACGTCTGCATCGATGGCCTGATGGCGGTGTACGACAAGGCGCACCCCCTGGCGCACGTGGCGCCGCCTTCGGAGAGAGAGAGCGAGGAAGAGGACAAATGA
- the hslU gene encoding ATP-dependent protease ATPase subunit HslU, whose translation MSESAKLPVASTFTPREVVSELDRYIVGQNKAKRAVAIALRNRWRRQNVAEDLRDEISPKNIIMVGPTGVGKTEIARRLARLAQAPFVKVEASKFTEVGYVGRDVDSIVRDLVEASVSLVRREEEERIRTKARDLAEDRVIEVLLPEERPAVPSPEPYEMPDRAAQRASTEELRSRLRAGEFDDRYVELEVPDTSMPMVEVFSAAGLEDINLKDMFQNLPGFKNRKKRRKVKVAEALEIYTQSEAEKLIDMDSVQQEGRRRAEQTGIVFIDEIDKIVGRGRLGEGHGPDVSREGVQRDLLPLVEGSTVNTKYGPVKTDHMLFIAAGAFHVAKPADMIPELQGRFPIRVELDTLGADDFVRILTEPRNALTKQYVALLATEGVELLFTDDAVRAIAEIAAKVNLSMENIGARRLHTILEKLLEEISYRAPEMGGTKVEMDGDRVRSSLADVLDSEDLSRFIL comes from the coding sequence ATGTCCGAATCCGCGAAGCTCCCCGTCGCGTCGACGTTCACGCCGCGCGAGGTCGTCTCCGAGCTCGACAGGTACATCGTCGGCCAGAACAAGGCGAAGCGCGCGGTGGCGATCGCCCTGCGCAACCGCTGGCGCCGGCAGAACGTCGCCGAGGATCTGCGCGACGAGATCTCGCCGAAGAACATCATCATGGTGGGCCCCACCGGCGTCGGGAAGACCGAGATCGCCCGGCGGCTGGCCCGGCTCGCGCAGGCGCCCTTCGTGAAGGTGGAGGCGTCGAAGTTCACGGAGGTCGGCTATGTGGGCCGGGACGTGGACTCCATCGTGCGCGATCTCGTCGAGGCGTCGGTCTCGCTCGTGCGCCGCGAGGAGGAGGAGCGCATCCGCACCAAGGCGCGCGATCTCGCGGAGGACCGCGTCATCGAGGTGCTCCTGCCCGAGGAGCGGCCGGCCGTCCCGTCGCCGGAGCCTTACGAGATGCCGGATCGCGCGGCGCAGCGCGCGAGCACGGAGGAGCTGCGCAGCCGGCTGCGCGCCGGCGAGTTCGACGACCGGTACGTCGAGCTCGAGGTCCCGGACACGAGCATGCCGATGGTCGAGGTGTTCAGCGCCGCGGGGCTCGAGGACATCAACCTCAAGGACATGTTCCAGAACCTCCCGGGGTTCAAGAACCGCAAGAAGCGCCGCAAGGTCAAGGTGGCGGAGGCGCTCGAGATCTACACGCAGAGCGAGGCCGAGAAGCTCATCGACATGGATTCGGTGCAGCAGGAGGGGCGGCGGCGCGCGGAGCAGACCGGCATCGTCTTCATCGACGAGATCGACAAGATCGTCGGCCGCGGCCGCCTCGGCGAGGGCCACGGGCCCGACGTCTCCAGGGAGGGCGTGCAGCGCGACCTGCTCCCGCTGGTCGAGGGCTCGACCGTCAACACCAAGTACGGCCCGGTCAAGACCGATCACATGCTGTTCATCGCCGCGGGCGCGTTCCACGTCGCGAAGCCCGCCGACATGATCCCGGAGCTCCAGGGCCGCTTCCCGATCCGCGTCGAGCTCGACACGCTCGGCGCCGACGACTTCGTCCGCATCCTCACCGAGCCGAGGAACGCGCTCACGAAGCAGTACGTCGCGCTGCTGGCGACCGAGGGGGTCGAGCTCCTTTTCACCGACGACGCGGTGCGCGCGATCGCGGAGATCGCCGCCAAGGTGAACCTCAGCATGGAGAATATCGGCGCGCGCCGGCTCCACACGATCCTCGAGAAGCTGCTCGAGGAGATATCCTATCGGGCGCCCGAGATGGGCGGGACGAAGGTGGAGATGGACGGGGATCGCGTCCGCAGCTCGCTCGCCGACGTCCTCGACAGCGAGGATCTCTCCCGCTTCATTCTGTGA
- the trmFO gene encoding methylenetetrahydrofolate--tRNA-(uracil(54)-C(5))-methyltransferase (FADH(2)-oxidizing) TrmFO → MPSRAAPVAVIGGGLAGSEAAWQLAARGVDVHLVEMKPGERSPAHVGDGLAELVCSNSLRGASLDNAVGLIKEELRRAGSLLLRIAGETAVPAGRALAVDRRAFSSRVEAALAAHPRIAIERRRADALPEAGLAIVATGPLTAGPLAEAIDCRGARLAYHDAIAPLVSADGIDFDVVFRADRYEGTGDAASYLNCPLERAEYDALVAALVAAEKTPLHAFESAPFFEGCLPIEEMARRGPQTLAHGPLKPVGLVDPRTGRRPFAVVQLRPEDAARTAYNLVGFQTRLRQAEQARVVRMIPGLGRAAIERYGQVHRNTFVDAPACLDDRMRLLDRPEVALAGQLTGVEGYVESIASGLVVGISTAALALDRPFSLPPPGTALGGLMRHTRRGAGRYQPSNVVWAMIDCPERPRGIGKRDHRQACAERALADLAPWIAEHAPAVS, encoded by the coding sequence ATGCCGTCCCGAGCCGCACCGGTCGCGGTGATCGGCGGCGGGCTCGCGGGCTCGGAGGCGGCGTGGCAGCTCGCCGCGCGCGGCGTCGACGTCCACCTCGTCGAGATGAAGCCGGGCGAAAGGAGCCCGGCGCACGTCGGCGACGGCCTCGCCGAGCTCGTGTGCTCGAATTCCCTGCGCGGCGCCTCGCTCGACAACGCGGTCGGCCTGATCAAGGAGGAGCTCCGGCGCGCCGGTTCCCTGCTCCTGCGGATCGCCGGCGAGACCGCCGTGCCCGCCGGGCGCGCGCTCGCCGTGGATCGCCGCGCGTTCTCGAGCCGCGTCGAAGCGGCGCTCGCGGCGCACCCGAGGATCGCGATCGAAAGGCGGCGCGCCGACGCCCTCCCCGAGGCGGGGCTCGCGATCGTCGCGACCGGACCCCTCACGGCGGGCCCGCTCGCAGAGGCGATCGACTGCCGCGGCGCGCGGCTCGCCTACCACGACGCGATCGCGCCGCTCGTCTCGGCCGACGGCATCGATTTCGACGTCGTCTTCCGCGCGGATCGCTACGAGGGGACGGGCGACGCGGCGTCCTACCTCAACTGCCCGCTCGAGAGGGCGGAGTACGACGCGCTCGTCGCGGCGCTCGTCGCGGCGGAGAAGACCCCCCTGCACGCGTTCGAGTCCGCGCCGTTCTTCGAGGGGTGCCTGCCGATCGAGGAGATGGCGCGGCGCGGGCCGCAAACGCTCGCGCACGGCCCGCTCAAGCCGGTCGGCCTCGTCGATCCGCGCACCGGGCGGCGCCCGTTCGCGGTCGTGCAGCTCCGCCCCGAGGACGCGGCGCGCACCGCGTACAACCTCGTCGGGTTCCAGACGCGCCTCAGACAGGCCGAGCAGGCGCGCGTCGTCCGCATGATCCCAGGCCTCGGCCGCGCCGCGATCGAGAGGTACGGCCAGGTGCACCGCAACACTTTCGTCGACGCGCCCGCGTGCCTCGACGACCGCATGCGGCTCCTCGACCGCCCCGAGGTCGCGCTCGCCGGGCAGCTCACCGGCGTCGAGGGGTACGTCGAGTCGATCGCGTCCGGCCTCGTCGTCGGGATCTCGACCGCCGCGCTCGCGCTCGATCGCCCGTTCTCGTTGCCGCCGCCCGGCACCGCGCTCGGCGGGCTCATGCGCCACACGCGGCGCGGCGCGGGCCGCTACCAGCCGTCGAACGTCGTCTGGGCGATGATCGACTGCCCGGAGCGGCCGCGCGGGATCGGCAAGCGGGACCACCGGCAGGCGTGCGCCGAGAGAGCCCTCGCCGACCTCGCCCCCTGGATCGCGGAGCACGCGCCCGCCGTTTCCTAG
- the hslV gene encoding ATP-dependent protease subunit HslV — MSQGDRIRSTTIVAVRRDGVVTVAGDGQVTMGQTVMKMTARKVRRLAGGKVIAGFAGASADAFTLFGRLEGKLEEHNGNLTRAAVELAKEWRTDRALRRLEAMLIAVDKTASLVISGTGDVIEPDAGVVAIGSGGPYAQAAAAALVKHTQLSASEIAREAIEIAKSICVYTGGEIMLEELH, encoded by the coding sequence ATGAGCCAAGGAGATCGCATCCGCTCGACGACCATCGTCGCCGTGCGCCGGGACGGCGTCGTGACGGTCGCCGGAGACGGCCAGGTCACGATGGGCCAGACCGTGATGAAGATGACGGCGCGCAAGGTGCGGCGCCTCGCGGGCGGCAAGGTGATCGCCGGCTTCGCGGGCGCGTCGGCCGACGCCTTCACGCTCTTCGGCCGGCTCGAGGGCAAGCTCGAGGAGCACAACGGCAACCTGACGCGCGCCGCGGTGGAGCTCGCGAAGGAGTGGCGCACCGATCGGGCGCTCCGGCGGCTCGAGGCGATGCTCATCGCGGTCGACAAGACCGCGTCGCTGGTCATCTCGGGCACCGGCGACGTGATCGAGCCGGACGCCGGCGTCGTGGCGATCGGCTCCGGCGGCCCGTACGCGCAGGCCGCGGCGGCGGCGCTCGTCAAGCACACCCAGCTCTCGGCGAGCGAGATCGCGCGCGAGGCCATCGAGATCGCGAAGTCGATCTGCGTCTACACGGGCGGCGAGATCATGCTCGAGGAGCTCCATTGA